One Lentibacillus cibarius DNA window includes the following coding sequences:
- a CDS encoding OB-fold nucleic acid binding domain-containing protein produces MAFLTVGDETDDMEAVIFPDVYRSVNRWLSEEIIIAFSGKVESRNNQLQWIMNDIQLFEQAEWENKQSTCLFIKLTEDNGTGTLEKIRNITNEFPGNTPIIIYHEKDKTTYRLAPNYWINPADRCLKLFRDYFGINNVVLDELKNSK; encoded by the coding sequence ATGGCTTTCTTAACGGTTGGGGATGAAACAGACGACATGGAAGCTGTTATTTTTCCAGATGTATACCGGAGTGTTAACCGCTGGCTGTCGGAGGAAATAATAATTGCATTCAGTGGAAAGGTAGAAAGCCGGAACAATCAGTTGCAGTGGATTATGAATGATATCCAGTTGTTTGAACAAGCGGAATGGGAAAATAAACAATCAACATGTTTGTTCATTAAATTGACGGAAGATAATGGCACTGGTACGCTAGAGAAAATCCGAAACATTACAAATGAATTTCCAGGAAATACACCAATTATTATTTATCATGAGAAAGATAAAACAACTTATCGACTGGCACCAAACTATTGGATAAACCCTGCGGATCGTTGCTTAAAGCTTTTCCGTGATTACTTTGGAATCAATAATGTGGTGCTGGACGAACTGAAAAACTCCAAATAA
- a CDS encoding YtrH family sporulation protein, with amino-acid sequence MEERFIAQFIHCFFIAFGVVIGGTVIGSIGAFATGDAPFTQMNRISKSIRIWAIVAAIGGTFDAIANFEKGILDGSTYDLFKQIMLILSAMGGVKTALLIIGWVIQEDVG; translated from the coding sequence ATGGAAGAACGTTTTATAGCTCAATTCATACATTGTTTTTTTATAGCTTTCGGTGTCGTTATAGGCGGTACAGTGATTGGAAGTATTGGTGCTTTCGCCACTGGAGATGCTCCCTTCACCCAAATGAACCGGATTTCAAAAAGTATCAGGATCTGGGCAATTGTTGCTGCAATCGGTGGAACGTTTGACGCCATTGCCAATTTTGAAAAGGGAATTCTGGATGGTTCTACCTATGACCTGTTTAAACAGATCATGCTTATTCTATCTGCAATGGGTGGTGTGAAAACGGCACTGCTGATTATAGGTTGGGTAATACAGGAGGATGTCGGATAA
- the ytrI gene encoding sporulation membrane protein YtrI produces the protein MHIPPYYKKSTWQRFLAGAFAGAIIAYLIFVYMFGSMYGDMLEENRELKSEVTELKNRNEALLDDNKDLDKKTKEEAKVETIEITVINPNDLPDRLIIHELENLIKDEIDHIVGKKVSLISESYELMTSTIENKDFTIDDFDIQVTIKKLVITKAVELSVKAEVYSGT, from the coding sequence ATGCATATTCCACCGTATTACAAAAAATCAACATGGCAGCGATTTTTGGCGGGGGCATTCGCCGGGGCAATCATTGCGTATTTAATTTTTGTATATATGTTTGGGTCAATGTATGGAGATATGCTTGAGGAAAATCGTGAACTGAAATCAGAGGTGACAGAGCTAAAGAATAGAAATGAAGCATTGCTTGATGATAACAAGGATTTAGATAAAAAAACGAAAGAAGAAGCCAAAGTTGAAACGATTGAAATAACAGTTATCAACCCGAATGACCTCCCAGACAGACTTATCATACATGAACTGGAAAATTTAATAAAGGATGAGATTGATCATATTGTCGGAAAAAAAGTCTCTCTCATTTCTGAGAGCTATGAACTGATGACATCAACAATTGAAAATAAGGATTTCACAATCGATGACTTTGACATTCAAGTAACCATAAAAAAACTAGTCATCACAAAAGCCGTTGAGTTATCTGTCAAAGCTGAAGTTTACAGTGGAACTTAA
- a CDS encoding DHH family phosphoesterase — protein sequence MQNIQSIIQSIKVYETVIIHRHMRPDPDAYGSQAGLKEMITQSFPEKHVYITGEEDPSLSFLADMDDVPDEAYQNALVIVCDTANTERISDKRFHYGQQLIKIDHHPEVDAYGDVAWVDISSSSTSEMIYDLYLLGKNQGFKLNDEAARLLYAGIVGDTGRFLFPSSTKKTFQHAAELVAYNFDRSSLYDGIYRMKDNMARLRGYILQNFEQTESGMSTVVLTKELLESYGVSPMETGQLVGVLGDIEGMKAWVFFIEEDELIRVRLRSKGPVINDIAAKYNGGGHPMAAGASIGTWAEMKEVVRDLDSVCTAYED from the coding sequence ATGCAAAATATACAATCAATTATTCAGTCAATTAAGGTATACGAAACAGTTATCATTCATAGGCATATGCGCCCGGATCCTGATGCATACGGTTCCCAAGCAGGTTTAAAAGAAATGATTACCCAATCGTTTCCAGAAAAACATGTATACATCACTGGAGAAGAAGACCCGTCTTTAAGCTTTTTGGCAGATATGGATGATGTTCCTGATGAGGCGTATCAAAACGCCCTGGTTATTGTGTGTGACACCGCAAATACTGAGCGTATTAGCGATAAGCGATTTCATTACGGCCAGCAGTTAATTAAAATTGATCATCACCCGGAAGTAGATGCATATGGTGATGTCGCGTGGGTGGATATCTCATCGAGTTCAACGAGTGAAATGATTTATGATTTATACCTACTTGGCAAGAATCAAGGCTTTAAGCTGAATGATGAAGCTGCCCGACTTCTTTATGCTGGAATTGTCGGTGATACGGGGAGATTCTTGTTCCCAAGTAGTACCAAAAAGACCTTCCAGCATGCGGCTGAACTTGTCGCTTATAACTTTGATCGTTCGAGTCTTTATGATGGGATTTATCGTATGAAAGACAACATGGCCAGACTTCGGGGGTATATCCTGCAAAATTTTGAACAAACGGAATCAGGAATGAGTACAGTGGTATTGACAAAGGAGCTGCTGGAAAGTTATGGCGTGAGTCCAATGGAAACGGGTCAGCTTGTTGGTGTGTTAGGTGACATCGAAGGAATGAAAGCATGGGTATTTTTTATTGAGGAGGACGAGTTGATACGTGTTCGTCTACGTTCCAAAGGTCCTGTTATTAATGACATTGCCGCGAAGTACAATGGTGGCGGACATCCGATGGCAGCTGGAGCATCCATCGGTACATGGGCAGAAATGAAAGAGGTTGTCCGGGATTTGGACAGTGTATGTACGGCCTATGAGGATTAA
- a CDS encoding YtpI family protein: MIIFPIIIVLAAVFWVYYKVAILKSDDGLMQAYFNAKSRICLGLFIFFYGMNQYMYYETRFSLFIGIVFLIFGGLQLYVGMKETKHYRNEWKRLHA, from the coding sequence ATGATTATTTTCCCGATTATTATTGTACTCGCCGCCGTTTTCTGGGTTTATTACAAAGTAGCTATCCTTAAAAGTGATGACGGTCTAATGCAAGCTTATTTTAACGCAAAATCCCGGATATGTCTTGGGTTGTTCATTTTCTTTTACGGAATGAATCAATATATGTATTATGAAACCCGTTTTTCACTTTTTATAGGCATTGTTTTCCTGATTTTTGGCGGTTTACAACTGTACGTCGGAATGAAAGAAACAAAGCACTACCGAAATGAATGGAAACGACTGCATGCATGA
- a CDS encoding DRTGG domain-containing protein — protein sequence MATKHEQILQHILSLEIGHKISVRNIAKSLNVSEGTAYRAIKDAENQGIVSTIERVGTVRIEQKNKENFEQLTFAEVIKIVDGQVLGGRQGLHKTLNKFVIGAMQLEAMMRYTEAGSLLIVGNRVEAHELALKEGAAVLITGGFDTNDTIKRLADETELPVMTTSYDTFTVASMINRAIYDQLIKKEIVLVEDVYTPYSKSYYLYAKDKLQRWYELSEQSAHTRYPVVDEKERVVGIITAKDIIDKDKDTPVEKIMTKDPIVVQDKTSLAYVAHVMVWEGIEVVPVAEVSDKLKGVISRQDVLKALQQIQRQPQIGQTIDDIVASSLVPSEEDQTVFNAHITPQMTNHLGTLSNGVYTALMTEASSRVLNYYKKGDLVVENLTVYYLKPVQIDSNLVIKPKLLEAGRIYAKMDVEVFNGKKMVGKGLLMAQLIDR from the coding sequence TTGGCAACGAAACATGAACAGATACTGCAGCATATTTTATCACTGGAAATTGGACATAAAATTTCTGTCAGAAACATTGCGAAATCGTTAAATGTTAGTGAAGGGACAGCCTACCGCGCCATCAAGGATGCCGAGAATCAGGGAATCGTCAGCACCATCGAGCGTGTTGGAACAGTCCGGATTGAACAAAAGAATAAAGAGAACTTTGAACAATTGACGTTTGCTGAAGTAATCAAAATTGTCGATGGACAGGTGTTAGGTGGCCGTCAAGGACTGCACAAGACGTTGAATAAATTTGTCATTGGAGCCATGCAGCTCGAAGCTATGATGCGGTACACGGAAGCAGGGTCACTGTTAATCGTCGGTAACCGAGTGGAAGCCCATGAGTTGGCGTTAAAAGAAGGAGCTGCTGTGCTGATAACCGGTGGATTCGATACGAATGACACCATTAAACGGCTGGCTGATGAAACGGAACTCCCGGTCATGACCACAAGTTATGACACTTTTACGGTTGCATCAATGATTAACAGGGCAATTTATGACCAGCTGATTAAAAAAGAAATAGTTCTTGTAGAAGATGTCTATACACCATACAGTAAATCCTATTATCTCTACGCAAAAGATAAGTTGCAACGATGGTATGAACTAAGTGAGCAATCGGCGCATACCCGGTATCCAGTTGTTGATGAGAAGGAACGTGTCGTAGGAATAATTACGGCCAAAGATATCATTGATAAGGATAAGGATACTCCTGTTGAAAAGATTATGACGAAAGACCCGATAGTTGTTCAGGACAAAACATCGCTAGCCTATGTTGCCCATGTGATGGTGTGGGAAGGGATTGAGGTAGTCCCTGTGGCTGAGGTGTCAGATAAACTTAAAGGTGTTATTTCTCGTCAGGACGTATTGAAAGCCTTGCAACAGATTCAGCGGCAGCCGCAGATAGGTCAGACAATCGATGATATTGTTGCCAGTAGTCTTGTACCATCCGAAGAGGATCAGACTGTTTTTAATGCACATATAACACCACAAATGACGAATCACCTTGGGACATTGTCTAATGGTGTTTACACCGCTCTAATGACAGAAGCAAGCAGCCGCGTGTTAAACTACTATAAAAAAGGTGATCTTGTCGTCGAAAATTTGACCGTTTATTATTTAAAACCTGTTCAAATCGACAGCAATCTGGTCATAAAGCCAAAATTATTGGAAGCAGGCCGCATTTATGCCAAGATGGACGTGGAAGTATTTAACGGGAAAAAGATGGTTGGAAAAGGACTACTTATGGCACAATTAATTGATAGGTAA
- a CDS encoding prepilin peptidase: MDTFLLLCFFLLGLIFGSFFHVVGSRVPQHLPFTNDRSVCPNCQCTLSWYELIPVLSYMLQRGQCRHCKKTIAFTYPAAELATGVLFTLSYAEVGFRPELITAIFLMAMLVILFISDMSFMLIPNSILLFFLPLFIIMRIIQPLDPWWSSITGAFVGLAIIALIILVSNGGMGAGDMKLFGVLGIVLGVKKTLLTFFLSCMIGAIIGAVLLLFKIIDRKQPVPFGPYIVLATIVTYFYGESLINWYVNL; encoded by the coding sequence ATGGATACTTTTCTGCTATTATGCTTTTTCCTACTCGGCTTAATCTTCGGTTCATTCTTCCATGTCGTCGGATCACGCGTACCTCAACACCTACCCTTCACTAACGATCGTTCTGTATGTCCGAACTGTCAGTGTACACTTTCTTGGTATGAACTCATTCCTGTTTTATCCTACATGCTTCAACGTGGACAATGCCGGCACTGTAAGAAGACCATCGCTTTTACATATCCTGCTGCTGAATTGGCAACTGGGGTTTTGTTTACACTCAGTTATGCGGAAGTCGGCTTTCGACCAGAGCTTATAACGGCGATTTTTCTGATGGCCATGCTTGTCATTTTATTTATTTCGGATATGAGCTTTATGCTTATTCCAAATAGCATTCTATTATTCTTTTTGCCCTTATTTATTATTATGCGGATTATCCAACCACTTGATCCGTGGTGGTCATCCATTACCGGAGCTTTTGTCGGACTGGCAATAATTGCGCTTATTATTCTTGTGAGTAATGGAGGCATGGGTGCAGGAGATATGAAACTGTTCGGTGTACTTGGAATCGTGCTTGGGGTAAAGAAAACATTACTTACCTTCTTTCTTTCCTGTATGATTGGAGCGATTATAGGAGCAGTACTGCTCCTATTTAAAATCATCGACCGTAAACAACCTGTTCCATTTGGTCCGTATATAGTATTGGCTACAATTGTGACGTATTTTTACGGAGAGAGTTTAATAAATTGGTATGTTAATTTATAA
- a CDS encoding metal-dependent hydrolase has protein sequence MKVSYHGHSVVRVETNNHKILIDPFISGNDACDLDAGSVEADVILLTHGHNDHYGDTEEIAKRNSALIVAPNELAEYLGGKGFNTHPMHIGGAHEFDFGKVKLTQAFHGSSYTEEDGTIIYTGMPAGILLTVDGKTLYHMGDTGLFSDLKLIGDMNDIDLAFVPIGDNFTMGPDDALMATDWIKADKVVPVHYNTFPLIEQDGEKFASSVKTGNGLAMKIGDSIEL, from the coding sequence ATGAAAGTATCTTACCATGGACATTCCGTAGTTCGTGTTGAAACAAACAATCACAAGATTCTAATTGATCCATTTATTTCCGGAAATGATGCATGTGACCTTGATGCGGGATCGGTTGAAGCTGATGTTATCCTGTTGACACATGGCCACAATGACCATTATGGGGACACAGAAGAAATTGCTAAGCGAAATAGTGCGCTCATTGTTGCGCCAAATGAATTGGCTGAGTATTTAGGTGGAAAAGGGTTCAACACGCATCCGATGCATATTGGTGGTGCGCACGAATTTGATTTTGGTAAAGTGAAATTAACGCAAGCTTTTCATGGTTCTTCCTATACAGAAGAAGACGGCACCATCATTTACACGGGCATGCCCGCCGGAATTTTGCTGACAGTTGACGGCAAAACACTTTACCATATGGGTGATACTGGTCTTTTCAGTGATTTGAAACTAATTGGAGATATGAATGACATTGATTTGGCTTTTGTTCCGATTGGTGACAATTTCACGATGGGCCCCGACGATGCTTTGATGGCGACCGATTGGATTAAGGCAGACAAGGTTGTACCCGTACACTATAATACGTTCCCATTAATTGAACAAGACGGGGAGAAATTTGCATCCAGTGTCAAGACCGGAAATGGGCTAGCGATGAAAATAGGTGATTCCATAGAGTTATAA
- a CDS encoding CynX/NimT family MFS transporter, with translation MLQQDTKPIKKQNNIAGWALLLGILLIASNLRAPLTAVGSLLSYIRDDLEISNTLAGSLTTLPLLAFFIISPFASTVANRIGMEWTIFYSFVLLTVGLIIRTLSGITFLIAGTVVVGLAIGFGNVLLPGLIKMKFPLKIGLLTGLYAVFMNIFGSLASGLSLPLSRIGDWGWQGSLASWAILSVVALVVWIPQLKKKETSPTSEVSSHAIKNNIWKSPLAWYITVYMGTQSMVFFTMISWLPDILNNNGYTSDVAGWMLSLMQVAFIPFTFITPVIAERMTNQRLLAAITGILVIIGASGLLIGNAILITVAVISIGAACGSAFSLSMMFFSLRSNDGHEASKVSGMAQSFGYLIAAVGPILLGFMHDLTAAWILPLIVMGMVGIILIVSGMKSGTNEKIANVF, from the coding sequence ATGTTGCAACAAGATACCAAACCTATAAAGAAACAGAATAATATAGCCGGGTGGGCCTTATTGCTCGGGATATTATTAATCGCCTCCAATTTGCGGGCACCTTTAACCGCGGTGGGCTCTTTATTATCCTATATCCGGGATGATTTAGAAATTAGCAATACGCTGGCAGGTAGTCTTACAACTTTACCGTTGCTAGCATTTTTTATCATATCACCATTTGCATCCACCGTTGCCAACCGTATCGGCATGGAGTGGACGATTTTTTATTCATTTGTATTATTAACGGTTGGGCTGATTATTCGTACGTTATCCGGCATTACGTTTTTGATTGCAGGTACAGTTGTTGTGGGGTTGGCGATTGGATTTGGAAATGTGTTGCTGCCAGGTTTAATAAAAATGAAATTCCCATTGAAAATCGGCTTACTCACAGGATTGTACGCAGTATTTATGAATATTTTCGGTTCTCTTGCTTCGGGTCTAAGTTTGCCTCTGTCACGGATTGGCGATTGGGGGTGGCAAGGCTCACTGGCATCCTGGGCGATATTGTCGGTTGTGGCGTTAGTAGTTTGGATTCCGCAGCTTAAGAAAAAAGAAACATCACCGACAAGTGAAGTTTCTAGTCATGCTATAAAAAATAATATATGGAAGTCTCCCTTGGCATGGTATATTACCGTTTACATGGGGACGCAATCAATGGTATTTTTTACGATGATTTCGTGGCTCCCGGATATATTGAACAATAACGGGTATACATCCGATGTAGCAGGATGGATGCTTTCGCTGATGCAAGTGGCCTTCATCCCCTTTACGTTTATTACCCCAGTCATTGCGGAGAGGATGACGAATCAAAGGTTGTTGGCTGCTATAACCGGGATATTGGTTATCATCGGTGCGAGTGGACTTCTAATCGGAAATGCTATCTTGATTACTGTAGCTGTTATAAGTATTGGTGCTGCTTGTGGCTCTGCCTTTAGTTTGTCGATGATGTTTTTTAGTTTACGTTCCAACGATGGACACGAAGCATCTAAAGTGTCCGGAATGGCTCAGTCGTTTGGCTATTTAATCGCAGCGGTCGGGCCAATATTGTTAGGTTTTATGCACGATTTGACTGCCGCTTGGATTCTCCCGTTAATCGTAATGGGAATGGTTGGTATTATTTTGATTGTATCAGGAATGAAGTCAGGAACGAATGAAAAGATAGCAAATGTGTTTTAA
- a CDS encoding M24 family metallopeptidase — protein MTDRLDTLLKELKEHDLESMLVTSAANFYYLSNYYTNPHERLIAVYISLHHDPLLILPAMEQEDAKHAGWKYEMIAYSDGEDPLKLFHQYLIRNDSIPQSIAVERNHLTMERFAQVQTVLPQASVSDAQDILAHLRVIKSSQEYALLREAAALADFGVETGVKAIKEGVSELEIIAKIEYEMKKQGVQQMSFSTMALSGTKTASPHGTPSLKTIENGDLVLFDLGVVYGGYCSDTTRTVAYKSITPEQQKIYQTVLEAETKAIDASIIGTAVGDIDLAARSHIEQAEYGNYFTHRIGHGLGIETHEYPSMHSRNKLPLAPGMCYTIEPGIYVPGKGGVRIEDMIFMTDEGAETLTKFPKDLQIVE, from the coding sequence ATGACAGATAGATTAGATACATTACTGAAGGAACTGAAAGAACATGATTTAGAAAGTATGCTGGTCACTTCCGCAGCTAACTTTTACTATTTAAGCAACTATTATACCAATCCCCATGAACGTTTGATTGCTGTTTATATCAGTCTGCACCACGATCCACTGCTCATTTTGCCAGCGATGGAACAGGAAGATGCTAAACATGCCGGCTGGAAGTATGAAATGATTGCCTATAGTGACGGGGAGGATCCATTGAAATTATTTCACCAGTATCTGATTCGTAATGATAGTATTCCCCAATCCATTGCCGTTGAGCGGAATCATTTGACAATGGAACGTTTTGCACAAGTGCAGACAGTACTCCCCCAAGCTTCAGTTAGCGATGCACAGGACATACTTGCTCATTTAAGGGTTATTAAAAGTAGCCAAGAGTACGCCCTCCTTCGAGAAGCGGCAGCACTGGCTGATTTCGGTGTGGAAACAGGGGTGAAGGCGATAAAAGAAGGCGTCAGCGAACTTGAAATCATAGCAAAAATCGAATACGAAATGAAAAAACAAGGTGTCCAGCAAATGTCTTTTTCCACCATGGCGCTATCCGGGACAAAAACCGCATCACCTCATGGAACGCCATCGTTAAAAACCATTGAAAACGGTGATCTGGTGTTATTTGATCTTGGTGTCGTCTATGGTGGATATTGTTCCGATACAACCCGAACGGTCGCCTATAAATCCATAACACCCGAACAACAAAAGATTTACCAAACAGTGCTGGAAGCAGAAACCAAAGCCATTGATGCATCCATTATAGGTACAGCGGTCGGCGATATCGACCTAGCTGCCCGTAGTCACATTGAACAAGCAGAATACGGCAACTATTTCACGCACCGAATTGGGCATGGGTTGGGAATTGAAACCCATGAATACCCATCCATGCACAGCCGGAACAAACTCCCTCTTGCCCCAGGCATGTGCTATACCATCGAACCAGGAATTTACGTGCCAGGAAAAGGCGGTGTTCGGATAGAAGATATGATTTTCATGACAGACGAAGGTGCAGAAACATTAACCAAATTTCCGAAAGACCTACAAATAGTCGAATAA
- a CDS encoding ATP-binding cassette domain-containing protein, with amino-acid sequence MNVIETTGLTKTYKGMRAIDDLTMHIKSNTITGVIGRNGAGKTTLLKILAGYIKETTGRVNVFSEHPFNSLYVSANSIFIDDQMVFPDALTLGELLKEGERFYADWDMTFAKNLFDYFSFHPNQRHKQLSKGKKTTFNMIFGLATRCTLTIFDEPTTGMDAAVRKDFYRVLLKDYLAHPRTILISSHYLDEMDHLLEDVLLIDEGQQVLHMPMDDLKAYAVSLIGPAAVVGQWLHDKTVLAKKQPAPGMMKAVVKKDFPIEQAEKIGIKTVPVNAGDVCIHLTAKTKGGIDDVLQ; translated from the coding sequence ATGAACGTCATAGAAACGACAGGTTTAACCAAAACATACAAAGGAATGCGTGCTATTGATGACTTAACGATGCACATAAAATCGAATACCATTACCGGCGTGATAGGAAGAAACGGAGCTGGAAAAACAACGCTGTTAAAAATCCTCGCCGGTTATATTAAAGAAACAACGGGGAGGGTGAACGTGTTTTCTGAACATCCCTTTAACAGTCTGTACGTATCAGCCAACAGTATTTTTATTGATGATCAGATGGTATTTCCTGATGCGTTGACGCTTGGTGAACTGCTGAAGGAGGGGGAACGTTTTTATGCTGATTGGGATATGACGTTTGCCAAGAACTTGTTTGACTATTTTTCTTTTCATCCAAATCAGCGTCATAAACAATTGTCAAAAGGGAAAAAGACGACATTTAACATGATATTTGGGTTGGCAACTCGCTGCACATTGACGATTTTCGATGAGCCAACGACCGGTATGGACGCCGCGGTTAGAAAAGATTTTTATCGGGTGCTGTTAAAGGATTACTTGGCTCATCCGCGTACGATTTTAATTTCCAGTCATTATCTGGATGAGATGGACCATCTTCTGGAAGACGTACTTTTAATAGATGAGGGGCAACAAGTGTTACATATGCCAATGGATGATTTAAAAGCGTATGCGGTCAGCCTGATCGGTCCTGCTGCTGTCGTCGGACAATGGCTACATGATAAAACGGTGCTTGCTAAAAAGCAGCCTGCTCCCGGGATGATGAAGGCCGTTGTAAAAAAAGATTTTCCAATTGAGCAGGCTGAGAAAATAGGTATTAAAACAGTACCGGTTAACGCGGGTGATGTTTGCATTCATCTGACTGCCAAAACGAAAGGAGGGATTGATGATGTCCTTCAATAA
- a CDS encoding GntR family transcriptional regulator codes for MVEMEGSKPIYTQIAEWLENQILNGHFQPHDKVHSQYTLADMFNINPATAAKGLNMLYDEQVLYNKRGLGKFVTDDAVSTIREKRKNDTLTRMLRDVVTEATHLRIDDEELMDMLKHMIDEQRGEKA; via the coding sequence ATGGTTGAGATGGAAGGGTCGAAACCTATTTATACTCAAATTGCCGAATGGCTGGAAAATCAAATATTGAATGGGCATTTCCAACCTCATGATAAAGTCCATTCCCAATATACGTTGGCGGATATGTTCAATATTAATCCGGCCACCGCTGCCAAAGGATTAAATATGCTTTACGATGAACAGGTTTTATACAACAAACGGGGATTGGGAAAATTTGTGACAGATGACGCGGTGTCCACCATTCGTGAAAAACGAAAAAATGATACATTAACACGAATGCTTCGAGACGTGGTAACAGAAGCAACGCACTTGCGAATCGATGACGAGGAATTAATGGATATGCTCAAGCACATGATTGATGAACAGAGGGGGGAAAAAGCATGA
- a CDS encoding universal stress protein produces MDFEYKQIVVAVDGSEASEKAFYKALDIVRRNDARLILAHVVDSRTFATAEAYDRTLAERAEEYAKELVDSYVEIAKNAGITNLVRCVEYGSPKVKIAKDIAETFEADLIVCGATGMGAVERFLIGSVSENITRHANCDVLVVR; encoded by the coding sequence ATGGATTTTGAATATAAGCAAATTGTCGTTGCAGTGGATGGCTCAGAAGCTTCCGAAAAAGCATTTTACAAAGCGCTGGATATCGTCCGGCGGAATGATGCACGGCTGATTCTCGCACATGTCGTTGACTCACGTACATTTGCTACAGCAGAAGCTTATGACCGAACACTTGCAGAGCGTGCCGAAGAATATGCCAAAGAATTAGTTGACAGTTATGTTGAAATTGCCAAAAATGCAGGAATAACGAATTTGGTACGATGTGTAGAATATGGGTCTCCAAAGGTTAAAATTGCCAAAGACATCGCCGAAACCTTTGAAGCTGATCTGATTGTTTGTGGAGCAACCGGAATGGGTGCGGTTGAACGGTTTCTTATTGGTAGTGTTTCGGAAAACATAACACGGCATGCCAATTGCGACGTGCTGGTTGTCCGCTAA
- a CDS encoding molybdenum cofactor biosynthesis protein B yields MSVEEHKRNYEQVNCMVVTVSDTRTAETDKSGNLMVTLLEDAGHRVKTKEIIPDESSSIRNMVSAGCENDEIDVILMNGGTGIAHRDVTIETVEPMFDKEMPGFGEIFRMLSYTEDIGSAAILSRAVGGTIGNTAILATPGSSGAVRLAMNKLVIPEISHIVGELKKES; encoded by the coding sequence TTGTCTGTTGAAGAACACAAACGGAATTATGAACAAGTCAATTGCATGGTAGTGACAGTAAGTGATACACGAACTGCCGAAACAGATAAGAGTGGTAACCTAATGGTGACACTCTTGGAAGATGCTGGTCATCGTGTTAAAACCAAAGAGATCATTCCGGATGAAAGCAGTTCGATTCGGAATATGGTTAGTGCTGGTTGTGAAAACGATGAGATTGACGTCATTTTAATGAATGGCGGAACAGGTATCGCGCATCGGGACGTAACCATTGAAACGGTAGAACCTATGTTTGATAAGGAAATGCCTGGATTTGGGGAGATTTTTCGAATGCTCAGTTATACGGAGGATATCGGGTCGGCAGCAATTTTGTCGAGAGCTGTCGGTGGGACAATTGGCAATACCGCAATCCTTGCCACACCTGGCTCATCTGGAGCGGTGCGCTTAGCAATGAATAAACTGGTAATCCCGGAGATATCTCATATTGTTGGGGAATTGAAAAAGGAAAGCTGA